From the Anolis sagrei isolate rAnoSag1 chromosome 12, rAnoSag1.mat, whole genome shotgun sequence genome, one window contains:
- the CD248 gene encoding endosialin, giving the protein MLPPTALFGLLLLLWLGVFALEPPPPHASCGPEGCYAVYFQRRSFLEAWRSCREMGGNLATLKRAEEATQVEQLLQSHAESGMEQPRRLFWIGLQRPPRQCHPQRPLRGFAWTTGEQETSYTNWASSAVGSNSVGCSAPRCVVLDDVDFEWIEGSCTVPVDGLLCHFTFRGMCPGLDGAHSESRGLRAVSYSTPFGPSGPGLAFVPFGTVAAVICAGTDPSGPSVASLLCLEKEDGSVAWSETSGILCPEQSAHFPMPSGCEGDNGGCQQLCLDEADDGGYSCECHDGYYLLPDGHSCAQSSSAHDPCPCPFGCQTLPDGSQQCQCPAGYEPSDDHRDCLDVDECAEVPCDHQCENTEGSFLCRCHLGFGPSEEDPSQCTDTDECQFPGVCQQMCVNYVGGFECYCTEGYELDADGISCLLVANLPPLATAESHPQGVGGGYFQPFGHGWPPERDMEGRHFLDDRWTASDAFSVFRDVEADASPSIPDPRVVPRMVPDTEPPDVHLPPLDWSPTEVEPQLPSLELEWKTSSVAPTPGPTHTILPTSDPTLSSESNPDLTTPDTPTQPPLLSTGLLDVNKGAAVWRIRALPATPTPPSPTPIAEESGAQVRRDDRWLLVALLVPLCVFLVIMLALGIVYCTRCGAQAKTRSVTQCYRWVISSAGKGAAPPAPSSRPGQGATCRTSV; this is encoded by the coding sequence ATGCTCCCTCCGACGGCCCTCTTTGGGCTGCTCCTGCTGCTTTGGCTGGGGGTCTTCGCTTTGGAGCCCCCTCCACCCCATGCCTCCTGTGGCCCCGAAGGCTGCTACGCCGTCTACTTCCAGCGTCGCAGTTTTTTAGAGGCCTGGCGTAGCTGTCGGGAAATGGGGGGCAACTTGGCCACCCTCAAACGGGCCGAGGAAGCGACTCAAGTTGAGCAGCTGCTCCAGAGCCATGCAGAATCGGGGATGGAGCAGCCCCGACGGTTGTTCTGGATCGGCCTGCAGCGGCCTCCTCGGCAGTGCCATCCTCAGCGGCCGCTCAGGGGCTTTGCATGGACCACCGGCGAACAGGAGACTAGTTACACCAACTGGGCATCTTCTGCCGTCGGAAGTAACAGCGTAGGCTGCTCTGCTCCTCGGTGTGTGGTACTGGACGATGTAGACTTTGAATGGATTGAAGGCTCCTGCACGGTGCCAGTGGATGGCTTGCTTTGCCACTTCACCTTCCGAGGGATGTGCCCCGGCCTTGATGGGGCGCACAGCGAGAGCCGGGGACTCCGTGCCGTTAGTTACAGCACCCCTTTCGGCCCATCCGGACCTGGCTTGGCCTTTGTGCCCTTTGGGACAGTGGCGGCCGTCATCTGTGCCGGGACAGATCCATCGGGGCCGTCGGTGGCATCGCTGCTGTGTCTCGAGAAAGAGGACGGCTCGGTGGCGTGGTCCGAGACGTCAGGAATTCTGTGCCCAGAACAGAGTGCCCATTTCCCGATGCCCAGCGGTTGCGAAGGAGATAACGGTGGGTGCCAACAACTCTGCCTGGACGAAGCTGACGACGGAGGCTACTCCTGCGAATGTCACGATGGCTACTACCTCCTCCCCGATGGCCACTCCTGCGCCCAATCCTCCTCGGCTCACGATCCATGTCCTTGTCCCTTTGGATGCCAGACCTTGCCCGATGGCAGCCAACAGTGTCAGTGTCCAGCTGGCTATGAACCCAGTGATGATCATCGCGACTGCCTGGACGTCGACGAATGCGCAGAAGTGCCCTGCGACCACCAGTGCGAAAACACCGAAGGCTCCTTCCTTTGCCGTTGCCATCTGGGCTTCGGCCCTTCCGAGGAGGATCCCAGCCAGTGCACCGACACCGACGAGTGCCAATTCCCTGGCGTGTGCCAACAGATGTGCGTCAACTACGTGGGTGGCTTCGAGTGCTACTGCACCGAGGGCTACGAGCTGGATGCTGACGGCATCAGCTGCCTCTTGGTGGCCAATTTGCCGCCTTTGGCCACCGCCGAGAGCCACCCACAAGGCGTTGGCGGTGGCTACTTTCAGCCTTTTGGCCACGGCTGGCCCCCTGAACGGGATATGGAGGGGCGCCACTTCTTAGACGACCGCTGGACTGCATCGGATGCTTTCTCGGTCTTCCGAGACGTTGAAGCGGACGCCTCGCCTTCGATACCAGACCCTCGAGTGGTGCCCCGCATGGTGCCGGACACAGAGCCCCCCGATGTCCACTTACCACCCTTGGATTGGAGCCCCACGGAAGTGGAGCCCCAACTCCCTTCCCTAGAGCTCGAATGGAAGACCAGCTCTGTGGCCCCTACTCCTGGTCCCACTCACACTATCCTCCCCACCTCTGATCCCACTCTCTCCTCAGAGTCCAATCCAGACCTTACCACTCCTGATACCCCCACTCAACCGCCATTGCTATCCACTGGTTTACTCGACGTCAATAAAggtgctgcagtttggaggataaGGGCACTCCCCGCCACTCCAACTCCACCAAGTCCCACCCCGATCGCGGAGGAGAGTGGTGCCCAGGTGAGGCGGGATGACCGCTGGCTCTTGGTTGCCCTGCTGGTGCCCCTCTGCGTTTTCCTGGTTATCATGCTGGCCTTGGGCATCGTCTACTGCACCCGCTGCGGTGCTCAGGCCAAGACAAGAAGCGTGACCCAGTGTTACCGCTGGGTCATCAGCTCGGCCGGGAAAGGGGCCGCGCCACCAGCGCCATCCTCCCGGCCGGGCCAAGGCGCCACGTGCCGGACCAGCGTCTGA